A genomic window from Caldicellulosiruptor kronotskyensis 2002 includes:
- a CDS encoding AGE family epimerase/isomerase yields the protein MDITRFKEDLKAHLEEKIVPFWQSLKDDEFGGYYGYMGFNLNINREAQKGCILNSRILWFFSACYNILKNASWLLDEAAKYLKDEKLKEEVEKLTLEVAKVTLKEAFDGQSLINEKVEDKIDRSKIWWVEAETVVGFFNAYQKSKEEKFLDATIKTWEFIKEYLVDKRKNSEWLWKVSEDLKALDMPIVEPWKCPYHNGRMCLEIIKRVD from the coding sequence ATGGATATTACAAGGTTTAAGGAAGATTTAAAAGCACATCTTGAAGAAAAGATTGTACCATTTTGGCAAAGTTTAAAGGACGACGAATTTGGCGGCTACTATGGATACATGGGCTTTAATCTCAATATTAATAGGGAAGCTCAAAAAGGTTGCATTTTGAACTCGAGGATATTATGGTTTTTCTCAGCATGTTACAATATCCTGAAAAATGCAAGTTGGCTTTTGGATGAAGCTGCTAAATATTTGAAAGATGAAAAATTAAAAGAGGAAGTTGAAAAGCTTACATTAGAGGTTGCCAAAGTAACTTTAAAAGAAGCCTTTGATGGACAAAGCCTTATAAATGAAAAGGTAGAGGACAAAATTGACAGGAGCAAAATCTGGTGGGTTGAGGCAGAGACTGTTGTTGGATTTTTCAATGCATATCAAAAGTCAAAAGAGGAAAAATTTTTAGATGCAACCATCAAAACATGGGAGTTTATAAAAGAGTATCTTGTTGACAAAAGAAAAAATTCTGAGTGGCTATGGAAAGTAAGTGAGGATTTAAAAGCTTTGGATATGCCAATTGTTGAACCGTGGAAGTGTCCATATCACAACGGTAGAATGTGTTTGGAGATAATAAAAAGGGTTGACTAA
- a CDS encoding uroporphyrinogen decarboxylase family protein gives MKLNMQKWQERLINKGKNTKKAFPILSYPILKSMDGFDVKDLAQNGHVHFNVLKEICQNFDMVAIATAMDLSVEAEEFGCAVRFSSEEVPSVIGPLIKKLDEAEELQIPEIGSKRTRNVIEVIKRLQTLNIEKPILGTMIGPFSLAVRLFDITELMISLMLEPEKVHLLLEKCSEYLRRYAHALKVAGANGLLIAEPAAGLLSPQQCSEFSSHYIKEIVKSVQDESFSVFLHNCGNTQNLVESMLETECMGFHFGNCVDLCEIIKRVPQSKLVFGNLDPVGVFRNDSVEGVYHKTQELLFKLKEYSNFVISSGCDIPYHTPIENIKAFFEAVEDFNKDLLKGEKLMERTIKNKFPSGKLTNRERFRRVMHYQNVDRIPNFEFGYWNETLPTWHSQGLPPEIDNEEKAYKFFGIDSYKYVPIKNGLLPQFEQKVLEETQEYMIIIDAEGIKCQIFKNRASTIPHYLEYPIKNKDDWERFKERLNPEDPARYPENWDEIVLELQKRDYPVCIHCGSLLGKLRDWMGFENIALAFYDMPDLVDEMIEYMTDFSIKLMEKALKDVEVDFALGWEDIAFNKGPIISPQMFKEFLMPRYKKIADFLHKHGVDIIGTDCDGNVMPIVELWLEAGFNLMFPVEVHAGTDPVMLKKLYGDSIRLMGGVDKTKLQGSKEDILKELKRLEKVVEQGGFIPHVDHRCPPDVPYENYLYYLENKKAMLGY, from the coding sequence ATGAAACTTAATATGCAAAAGTGGCAAGAAAGGTTAATTAATAAAGGAAAAAATACCAAAAAAGCTTTTCCAATTTTGAGTTATCCAATTTTGAAATCTATGGATGGTTTTGATGTCAAAGATTTGGCACAGAATGGTCATGTCCATTTTAACGTCTTAAAAGAAATTTGCCAAAACTTTGATATGGTTGCAATCGCAACTGCGATGGACCTTTCAGTTGAGGCAGAAGAGTTTGGGTGCGCTGTTCGGTTTTCTTCAGAAGAAGTGCCATCTGTTATAGGACCTCTTATTAAAAAGTTGGATGAAGCAGAAGAGCTACAAATTCCTGAAATTGGATCAAAGCGAACAAGAAATGTGATTGAAGTTATAAAAAGATTGCAAACTTTAAATATTGAAAAACCCATTCTTGGAACAATGATTGGTCCTTTTTCTCTTGCTGTGAGGCTTTTTGACATAACAGAACTTATGATAAGTCTTATGCTTGAGCCTGAAAAAGTTCATTTGCTGCTTGAAAAGTGCTCAGAATATTTAAGAAGATATGCCCATGCTTTAAAAGTGGCGGGTGCAAATGGGCTTTTGATTGCAGAACCGGCAGCAGGTCTTCTGTCACCTCAGCAGTGCTCAGAATTTTCATCTCATTACATAAAAGAGATTGTAAAAAGCGTGCAGGATGAGAGTTTTTCTGTGTTTCTTCATAACTGTGGAAATACCCAGAACTTGGTTGAGTCAATGCTTGAGACTGAATGCATGGGGTTTCATTTTGGCAACTGTGTTGACCTTTGTGAGATCATAAAAAGGGTTCCACAGAGCAAACTTGTATTTGGCAACCTTGACCCTGTGGGTGTATTTAGAAATGACTCTGTAGAAGGTGTGTATCACAAGACTCAGGAACTTCTCTTCAAGTTAAAAGAGTATTCCAATTTTGTTATTTCCTCTGGTTGTGACATTCCTTATCATACTCCAATTGAAAATATAAAAGCATTTTTTGAAGCTGTGGAGGATTTTAACAAAGATTTGCTAAAGGGGGAAAAACTGATGGAAAGAACAATAAAGAATAAATTCCCATCAGGTAAATTGACAAATAGAGAAAGATTTAGACGAGTTATGCACTATCAGAATGTGGACCGAATACCAAACTTTGAATTTGGCTACTGGAATGAAACACTTCCAACTTGGCATTCTCAAGGTCTTCCGCCGGAGATAGATAATGAAGAAAAGGCTTATAAATTTTTTGGTATAGACTCTTATAAATATGTTCCAATAAAAAATGGGCTTCTTCCGCAATTTGAACAAAAGGTGTTAGAAGAGACACAAGAGTACATGATAATAATTGATGCGGAAGGTATAAAGTGTCAAATCTTTAAAAACAGAGCATCAACAATCCCTCATTATCTTGAATATCCTATCAAAAATAAAGATGATTGGGAAAGGTTTAAAGAAAGGCTGAATCCCGAGGACCCTGCAAGATACCCTGAAAACTGGGATGAGATAGTTTTAGAGCTTCAAAAGAGGGACTATCCGGTGTGCATTCACTGTGGAAGCCTGTTAGGGAAACTTCGTGATTGGATGGGTTTCGAGAACATTGCACTTGCATTTTATGACATGCCCGATTTGGTGGACGAGATGATTGAGTACATGACTGATTTTTCAATAAAGCTCATGGAAAAGGCCTTGAAAGACGTTGAGGTAGATTTTGCTCTCGGCTGGGAAGATATAGCGTTTAACAAGGGACCAATTATATCTCCACAGATGTTCAAAGAATTTTTAATGCCAAGGTACAAGAAGATAGCAGATTTTTTGCACAAGCATGGGGTAGATATAATAGGAACTGACTGTGACGGTAACGTCATGCCAATTGTTGAGCTTTGGCTGGAAGCAGGGTTTAACCTCATGTTTCCTGTAGAGGTTCATGCTGGCACAGACCCAGTAATGCTGAAAAAACTTTACGGAGATAGTATAAGGCTTATGGGCGGTGTTGACAAGACAAAACTTCAGGGTTCAAAAGAAGATATACTAAAGGAACTAAAAAGGCTTGAAAAGGTGGTGGAACAAGGCGGTTTTATACCCCATGTTGACCACAGGTGTCCCCCAGATGTGCCGTATGAGAATTATCTTTATTATTTAGAAAACAAAAAGGCTATGCTGGGGTATTGA
- a CDS encoding VOC family protein yields the protein MANEILGTDVVVQIGIIVKDIEKTAKDFAQFFGVEVPQIIETEEYEKTHTEYRGKPTNARAKLAFFRNFKNVEIELIEPDENPSTWREFLENHGEGIHHIGVFVKNMDEKIENFKKEGIEVLQKGDYTGGRYAYMESTNKLKFILELLENF from the coding sequence GTGGCAAATGAGATTTTGGGAACAGATGTTGTTGTCCAGATAGGAATAATTGTTAAAGACATTGAAAAGACAGCAAAAGACTTTGCACAGTTTTTTGGAGTTGAGGTTCCACAGATTATCGAAACCGAAGAGTATGAGAAAACACACACAGAGTACAGAGGAAAACCTACAAATGCCAGAGCAAAACTTGCATTTTTCAGAAATTTCAAAAACGTAGAGATTGAGTTAATTGAACCAGACGAAAATCCTTCTACATGGAGAGAGTTTTTAGAAAATCATGGCGAGGGTATTCACCATATTGGTGTATTTGTAAAGAACATGGATGAGAAGATTGAAAATTTTAAAAAAGAAGGAATTGAGGTTCTTCAAAAAGGGGATTACACAGGTGGAAGGTATGCTTACATGGAAAGTACCAATAAGCTCAAATTTATCTTGGAACTTTTAGAAAACTTTTAA
- a CDS encoding ThuA domain-containing protein gives MKKILALLGDFYHSHDNLLKALQQATSTALDNCEIIDASIENFEEFLSQNPDAIVISAENRVNPQDEIVKCWMTEKVEKRIKEYVEGGGRLFVWHSGLASYPEEGEFFKLVKGYFKFHPDKHKLVRYHSLHEATLDGKKFDFEIIDEHYFVFCDKENINIYLYSESEDGSSIAGWWHNFGKGKVVALTPAHREDGLLDNNFQELLKAVLTFLFK, from the coding sequence ATGAAAAAAATCTTAGCCTTACTTGGAGATTTTTACCACAGTCATGACAACCTGCTCAAAGCCTTACAGCAAGCCACAAGTACTGCTTTAGATAACTGCGAGATAATAGATGCATCAATTGAAAACTTTGAGGAGTTTCTTTCTCAAAATCCAGATGCAATTGTAATCTCTGCAGAAAACAGGGTAAATCCACAAGACGAAATTGTAAAGTGCTGGATGACAGAGAAGGTAGAAAAGAGAATAAAAGAGTATGTTGAAGGCGGTGGAAGGCTTTTTGTATGGCACTCAGGGCTTGCCTCATACCCTGAAGAAGGAGAGTTTTTCAAACTTGTAAAAGGATATTTTAAGTTTCATCCAGATAAGCACAAGCTTGTGAGATATCATTCTTTACATGAAGCTACTCTTGATGGCAAAAAATTTGATTTTGAAATTATAGATGAACACTATTTTGTTTTTTGCGACAAAGAAAATATTAACATCTATCTTTACTCTGAATCAGAAGACGGCAGTTCAATTGCAGGATGGTGGCACAATTTTGGCAAGGGTAAAGTGGTTGCATTAACTCCTGCTCACAGAGAAGATGGGCTTTTAGATAATAACTTCCAGGAACTTCTCAAAGCAGTTTTGACCTTTCTTTTCAAGTAG
- a CDS encoding family 43 glycosylhydrolase yields the protein MPRPPAPLFRDPIYDGAADPTIIYNHLEKSWWILYTNRRANQKLPGKAFMHGTDIGIAESKDGGRTWLYRGTIDLQYGRGRNTFWAPEVIFYEGEYHMYVSFVPGVPQDWNADRYILYYKSKNLWDWEFICKLKLSSNKVIDACVFQMPDGTFRMWYKDEADHSYIYVAESTNLKDWKVLGPALTDRPQEGPNVFYWKGKYWMITDPWCGLGVYSSEDANVWHRQENILDKPGKREDDGQIGHHADVLVIDDETAYIFYFTHPEGMEGTEEFWKDNRYWRTSLQVAKLEYVDDRVVCYRDKEFDFYLPDLF from the coding sequence GTGCCAAGACCACCAGCTCCACTTTTTAGAGACCCAATCTATGACGGTGCGGCAGACCCCACAATCATATACAATCACCTTGAAAAAAGTTGGTGGATTTTGTACACAAACAGAAGAGCAAACCAAAAACTTCCTGGCAAGGCTTTTATGCATGGGACTGACATAGGCATTGCTGAATCAAAAGATGGTGGCAGAACTTGGCTTTATAGAGGTACTATAGACCTTCAATATGGCAGGGGCAGAAACACCTTCTGGGCACCTGAGGTGATATTCTATGAAGGGGAATACCATATGTATGTGAGCTTTGTACCTGGTGTTCCACAGGATTGGAATGCAGACAGATACATTTTGTACTACAAAAGCAAGAATCTGTGGGACTGGGAGTTTATCTGCAAGCTTAAACTATCTTCAAATAAAGTTATTGACGCGTGTGTTTTCCAGATGCCAGATGGAACTTTTAGGATGTGGTACAAGGATGAAGCGGACCATTCATACATCTATGTAGCAGAGAGTACCAATCTAAAAGATTGGAAAGTTTTAGGACCAGCTTTAACTGACAGACCTCAAGAGGGGCCAAACGTTTTTTATTGGAAAGGCAAATACTGGATGATAACAGACCCGTGGTGTGGACTGGGAGTTTATTCTTCAGAAGATGCAAATGTGTGGCACAGGCAAGAAAATATCTTAGACAAGCCAGGAAAAAGGGAAGATGATGGGCAAATAGGACATCATGCTGATGTTCTTGTAATAGATGATGAGACAGCTTATATATTTTACTTTACGCATCCTGAGGGAATGGAAGGTACAGAGGAGTTTTGGAAAGATAATAGATATTGGAGAACATCTCTTCAGGTTGCGAAGCTTGAATATGTGGATGACAGAGTAGTGTGTTACAGGGATAAAGAATTCGATTTTTATCTTCCGGATCTATTTTAG
- a CDS encoding AAA family ATPase — translation MEIASVAKKIIQNISKVIVGKEAQIELVITSLFAGGHVLLEDVPGTGKTMLSKALAKSINCSFKRIQFTPDLLPSDLTGIYYFNMKTQEFEFRPGPIFTNILLADEINRATPRTQSSLLECMEERQVTIDGITHKLEDPFFVIATQNPIEIQGTYPLPEAQLDRFLIKLSLGYTNKEETIKMLTRFREKNPLDSIEPVVAKDEVIKIQEKIKEVYVNEDILSYIYEICQSTREHEMVQLPASNRSFIALMRASQSLAAVRGYDFVLPDFVKYLAPFVLSHRILLKNQYIIKNAKSSDVINEILEKVPVPSENFAF, via the coding sequence ATGGAGATAGCAAGTGTAGCAAAAAAAATTATTCAAAATATATCAAAAGTAATTGTTGGAAAGGAAGCTCAAATTGAGCTTGTAATAACATCTCTCTTTGCCGGTGGGCATGTTCTTTTAGAGGATGTCCCGGGCACAGGAAAAACAATGCTGTCAAAGGCTCTTGCAAAATCTATAAATTGTAGTTTCAAAAGAATTCAGTTCACGCCAGACCTTCTGCCATCAGATCTGACAGGTATATACTACTTCAACATGAAAACACAAGAGTTTGAGTTCAGACCAGGTCCAATTTTTACTAATATACTTTTGGCTGATGAAATAAACAGGGCAACGCCAAGAACACAGTCAAGTCTTCTTGAATGCATGGAAGAAAGACAGGTGACAATTGACGGTATCACACATAAGTTAGAAGACCCATTTTTTGTTATTGCTACTCAAAACCCTATTGAAATTCAGGGAACATATCCTCTCCCTGAGGCGCAGCTTGACAGGTTTTTGATAAAGCTCAGTTTAGGATACACAAACAAAGAAGAGACTATAAAGATGCTCACAAGGTTCAGAGAAAAAAATCCTCTCGATAGTATAGAACCTGTGGTAGCAAAGGATGAGGTAATAAAGATTCAGGAAAAGATAAAAGAGGTGTATGTAAACGAAGATATTCTATCTTATATATACGAAATTTGTCAAAGCACAAGAGAACACGAAATGGTTCAGCTTCCTGCAAGCAACAGAAGCTTCATTGCTCTTATGCGTGCATCTCAAAGCCTCGCTGCTGTCCGAGGCTACGATTTTGTTCTTCCTGATTTTGTCAAGTACTTAGCTCCTTTTGTCCTCAGCCATAGGATTCTTCTCAAGAATCAATATATAATCAAAAATGCAAAATCGTCAGATGTGATAAACGAGATACTTGAAAAGGTACCAGTGCCAAGTGAAAATTTTGCTTTTTAA
- a CDS encoding sugar ABC transporter substrate-binding protein, giving the protein MKNLKRILTVVLIIAFAAMVLIPLSGAFATSKKQLVVWSHLTQDEVKALQPIADKWGKANGYTVKVITDQGSFQSFQTAAMSGKGPDIMFGIPHDNLGAFWKAKLLEAVPANLIDKKNFVSTALDACSFEGKLYALPIAMETYALFYNTSKVKEAPKTMSQLITLAKKYGFMYDVNNFYFSFAFIAQNGGYVFKNKGGSLDPNDIGLATNGAIKGLSLIRDFVQTYKFMPKDIRGDIAKGNFQNGKIAFYISGPWDVQDFIKAKVPFAVAPLPKTDDGKPTPSFVGVQAAFVSAKSKNKDAAFKLAKYLVENSALTLFKVGHRIPVLNSVLASNEVKSDKIMSAFAEQAKVGIPMPNIPEMSAVWTPAGNALSLITTGKATPKQAAEAMVKQIKQGIAQMQ; this is encoded by the coding sequence ATGAAAAATCTAAAAAGAATCTTGACAGTAGTTCTAATAATTGCTTTTGCGGCTATGGTGCTGATACCACTTAGCGGAGCATTTGCGACATCCAAAAAACAGCTTGTTGTCTGGTCACATCTTACTCAGGATGAAGTAAAAGCTTTGCAACCAATTGCAGATAAGTGGGGAAAAGCAAATGGATACACTGTAAAAGTCATCACAGACCAAGGTTCGTTCCAGAGCTTCCAGACAGCTGCAATGAGTGGAAAAGGTCCAGATATCATGTTTGGTATTCCACATGATAACCTTGGTGCTTTCTGGAAAGCAAAGCTTTTAGAAGCAGTTCCAGCAAATCTCATTGACAAGAAAAACTTTGTATCAACTGCGCTTGATGCATGTTCATTTGAAGGAAAGCTCTATGCTCTTCCAATTGCTATGGAGACATATGCGCTTTTCTATAATACATCAAAAGTAAAAGAGGCTCCAAAGACAATGAGCCAGCTCATCACATTGGCTAAGAAATACGGGTTTATGTACGATGTTAACAACTTCTATTTCAGCTTTGCGTTCATTGCTCAAAATGGTGGATATGTGTTCAAGAACAAAGGTGGTTCGCTTGATCCAAACGATATCGGACTTGCAACAAATGGTGCGATAAAAGGACTTTCATTGATAAGAGATTTTGTTCAGACATATAAATTCATGCCAAAGGATATAAGAGGCGATATTGCAAAGGGCAACTTCCAAAATGGAAAGATTGCATTTTACATCAGCGGTCCATGGGATGTTCAGGACTTTATAAAGGCAAAAGTACCATTTGCAGTTGCACCACTGCCAAAGACAGACGATGGAAAACCAACACCATCTTTTGTTGGTGTTCAGGCAGCGTTTGTTTCGGCAAAGTCCAAAAACAAAGATGCAGCTTTCAAGTTAGCAAAATATTTGGTTGAAAACTCAGCTTTGACATTATTTAAGGTTGGACATAGAATTCCTGTATTGAATAGCGTTCTTGCAAGCAATGAAGTTAAGTCCGATAAGATAATGAGTGCATTTGCGGAACAAGCAAAAGTTGGAATACCTATGCCAAACATCCCAGAGATGTCTGCTGTTTGGACACCAGCTGGTAATGCACTCTCACTTATCACAACAGGCAAAGCAACACCAAAGCAGGCAGCAGAGGCTATGGTAAAACAGATCAAGCAAGGTATTGCTCAGATGCAGTAA
- a CDS encoding LacI family DNA-binding transcriptional regulator produces the protein MATIKEIAKEANVSPSTVSRVLAGSSKISPETTKRVLEAIKKLGYVPNANAKGLVIKKSFTVGVFVPREPENAFLNSFFDQVITSICNLVNSFEYDILLAISNPEKEKELLKRLVESKKVDGFVLLSSREKDPAIEYLKSIDFKFVVIGRPIGYENSVNWVDNDNIKAGFEATEYLIRLGHRKIAFMGGPSDLVVTSDRFSGYKKALEKYGIQPKNSYIKFANYYKKSYRENAYEILSQEDRPTAIVCMDDLIAIEIFKVAESLNLKVGKELSVISFNNSIVSEICQPPLTTVDINIFHLGRLAAEVLMMDLSESAKTYRRIIVPHQIVERESCGKAQTL, from the coding sequence ATGGCAACAATAAAAGAAATAGCAAAAGAAGCCAACGTCTCACCATCCACTGTTTCGCGGGTTCTTGCAGGCAGTAGCAAAATCAGTCCTGAGACAACCAAGCGGGTTCTTGAGGCTATAAAGAAGCTTGGCTATGTTCCTAATGCAAATGCAAAGGGGCTGGTTATAAAAAAATCCTTTACTGTTGGTGTATTTGTGCCGCGAGAACCCGAGAATGCTTTTTTAAATTCTTTTTTCGACCAGGTGATAACAAGCATATGTAATTTAGTAAATAGCTTTGAGTATGATATCCTGCTTGCAATCTCAAATCCTGAAAAGGAAAAAGAGCTTTTGAAAAGACTTGTTGAGAGCAAAAAGGTTGATGGGTTTGTGCTCCTTTCATCAAGGGAAAAGGACCCTGCAATTGAGTATCTAAAGAGCATTGACTTTAAGTTTGTTGTGATTGGAAGACCAATTGGCTATGAAAACAGTGTAAACTGGGTGGACAACGACAATATCAAAGCAGGATTTGAAGCCACCGAGTACCTCATAAGGCTGGGGCATAGGAAAATTGCCTTCATGGGCGGACCCAGTGATTTGGTAGTAACAAGCGACAGGTTTTCAGGCTACAAAAAAGCTCTTGAGAAATACGGTATACAACCAAAAAATTCCTATATAAAATTTGCAAACTATTACAAAAAAAGTTACAGAGAAAATGCATATGAGATTTTGAGTCAAGAGGATAGGCCCACTGCTATAGTGTGTATGGACGATCTGATTGCAATTGAGATTTTCAAAGTTGCTGAAAGTCTAAATCTTAAAGTGGGGAAAGAACTTTCAGTGATTTCTTTCAATAACTCCATTGTTAGTGAGATATGCCAACCACCTCTAACAACAGTTGATATTAATATTTTTCACCTTGGCAGGCTTGCTGCCGAAGTGTTGATGATGGACTTAAGTGAGTCAGCAAAGACTTACAGAAGAATAATAGTTCCACATCAGATTGTTGAAAGAGAATCATGCGGAAAAGCTCAAACGTTATAA
- a CDS encoding beta-galactosidase, giving the protein MQIVVNVDMACPQKNISLLNFGGKNSSMEIFVTNKYLLKNKIPWLPTMGEFHFSRYPEDLWEKEILKIKFGGIQIIATYLFWIYHEEIEGEFVWSGNKNIRKFVELCKKHDMFVFLRIGPWAHGECRNGGFPDWLLQKGCNLRTDDPLYLEYVERWYREIAKQVDGLYFDQDGPIISIQLENELYDNKEHIVTLKKIANKVGLRAPIYTVTGWGPKGGAKFPEGEVIPVFGGYPEAPWEQHTKELPPNPNFFFTHLRNDAGIGNDLISSSNDALSDDPAIYNYPFWTCELGGGVQKTYHRRPYIDPDDVGAIALVKLGSGCTLLGYYMYHGGRHAIGKLSTLQESKDTRYPNDYPVISYDFQAPLGEFGEVRRHYHILRIIHMFVEDFGDILAPMEMYLPKLVPANRFDITTPRVAVRSNGKSGFVFFNNYQRNPKLSDIEKLQVKIQLPEKALTVPFQSFTLEKDAYFFLPFNFDVGNFKIVYATAQPLCKLYNEKNNELICVFRKCKGLEVEYVFEGDITENIVSHKEFSEICNIDGSSYTKISNVQLGVEKSISLKHKESDKNLRIITLDQMQAEKMWKLKISGRERILICPTHNIFVEDDTVHVFGENPEGYFYLYPAYEDDKIEFDENLRAEMIAENFYRISFWFEEIKTDVKWYEEEFVKNEFDRFLYADVDRKDNVKQFKFRSMIWGKKEDLDDLLLEIEYVGDVIQAFVNDKLVNDDFYDGFNRFHLSLKELYFPEEIIIKISAISKFHNIYLQKVPDYKENDRVAVIKSAKLIPVYKREIKIY; this is encoded by the coding sequence GTGCAGATTGTGGTGAATGTTGATATGGCATGCCCTCAGAAAAACATTAGTTTACTTAATTTTGGTGGCAAAAATTCTTCGATGGAAATCTTTGTCACAAACAAGTATCTTCTCAAAAACAAAATTCCCTGGCTTCCTACCATGGGAGAGTTTCATTTTTCAAGATATCCAGAGGATTTATGGGAAAAGGAAATTCTCAAAATAAAATTTGGCGGTATTCAAATAATTGCTACATATCTTTTTTGGATATATCATGAAGAGATTGAAGGAGAGTTTGTCTGGTCAGGAAATAAAAATATCCGCAAGTTTGTTGAGCTTTGCAAAAAACATGATATGTTTGTATTTTTACGAATCGGACCATGGGCGCATGGTGAGTGCAGAAATGGAGGCTTTCCTGATTGGCTTTTACAAAAAGGCTGCAATTTGAGAACAGATGACCCTTTGTATTTAGAGTATGTAGAAAGATGGTATAGAGAGATTGCTAAACAAGTTGATGGACTTTATTTTGACCAAGACGGACCAATAATTAGCATCCAGCTTGAAAATGAGCTTTATGACAACAAAGAACACATAGTAACTCTCAAAAAGATTGCAAATAAAGTTGGTTTAAGAGCACCCATTTATACAGTCACAGGCTGGGGACCAAAAGGTGGAGCAAAGTTCCCAGAAGGTGAGGTCATACCTGTGTTTGGAGGCTATCCTGAAGCACCGTGGGAGCAACACACAAAAGAACTTCCTCCAAATCCCAACTTTTTCTTCACACACTTGAGAAATGATGCGGGTATTGGGAATGATTTGATCTCATCTTCGAACGATGCTTTATCAGATGATCCAGCAATTTATAACTATCCGTTTTGGACGTGCGAGCTTGGAGGTGGAGTTCAAAAGACATATCACAGAAGACCATATATTGATCCAGATGATGTTGGAGCAATTGCTCTTGTGAAGCTTGGTAGTGGTTGTACACTCTTAGGGTATTATATGTATCACGGGGGAAGACATGCAATAGGCAAACTCTCAACATTGCAAGAGAGTAAAGATACACGATACCCTAACGACTATCCAGTGATTTCGTATGACTTTCAAGCACCACTTGGAGAGTTTGGTGAGGTAAGGCGGCATTATCACATCTTGAGAATTATTCACATGTTTGTAGAAGATTTTGGTGATATTTTAGCACCAATGGAGATGTATCTTCCTAAGTTAGTCCCAGCTAATAGATTTGACATAACAACTCCAAGAGTGGCAGTAAGAAGCAATGGTAAAAGTGGGTTTGTATTTTTCAACAACTATCAAAGAAATCCTAAACTCTCTGATATAGAAAAATTGCAGGTAAAAATTCAGCTTCCTGAAAAAGCTCTGACAGTACCTTTTCAGTCATTTACACTTGAAAAAGATGCATACTTCTTTTTACCATTTAACTTTGATGTTGGTAATTTTAAAATTGTATATGCAACAGCCCAGCCTCTTTGCAAGCTGTACAATGAAAAAAATAATGAATTAATATGTGTTTTCAGAAAATGCAAAGGGCTTGAGGTTGAATATGTATTTGAGGGCGATATCACGGAAAACATTGTTTCTCATAAGGAATTTTCTGAAATTTGCAATATTGATGGCAGCAGTTACACAAAAATTTCAAATGTTCAGTTGGGAGTTGAAAAATCAATTTCGCTAAAACATAAAGAAAGTGATAAGAATCTAAGAATTATAACACTTGATCAGATGCAAGCTGAAAAGATGTGGAAGCTAAAGATTAGCGGTCGAGAAAGAATATTGATATGCCCAACACACAATATATTTGTGGAAGATGATACTGTCCATGTGTTTGGTGAAAATCCTGAGGGTTATTTTTATCTATATCCAGCTTATGAAGATGATAAAATAGAATTTGATGAGAACTTGCGCGCTGAAATGATTGCGGAAAACTTTTATAGAATCAGTTTTTGGTTCGAAGAAATAAAAACAGATGTGAAATGGTATGAAGAAGAGTTTGTTAAAAATGAGTTTGATAGATTTTTATATGCTGATGTCGACAGAAAAGACAATGTCAAACAGTTTAAGTTCAGATCCATGATTTGGGGTAAAAAAGAAGATTTGGACGATTTGCTTCTTGAGATAGAATATGTTGGGGATGTCATTCAAGCATTTGTAAATGACAAACTTGTAAACGACGATTTTTATGATGGTTTTAATAGATTTCACCTGAGCCTCAAAGAGCTCTATTTTCCTGAGGAAATCATAATAAAGATATCTGCTATTTCAAAGTTTCATAACATATATCTTCAGAAAGTGCCTGATTACAAGGAAAATGACAGGGTTGCTGTGATTAAATCGGCCAAGTTAATTCCAGTGTACAAAAGAGAAATAAAAATTTATTAA